The Thermobispora bispora DSM 43833 genome window below encodes:
- the nuoI gene encoding NADH-quinone oxidoreductase subunit NuoI, whose protein sequence is MGATDWLNPVKGFGVTFHHMFKKPVTVQYPEEKRPTAPRFHGRHQLNRWPDGLEKCVGCELCAWACPADAIYVEGADNTETERYSPGERYGRVYQINYLRCIMCGLCIEACPTRALTMTNEYELADTSREAMIYTKDMLLAPLGPGMEAPPHPMRLGETEEDYYRLGRGNG, encoded by the coding sequence GTGGGAGCAACTGATTGGCTGAACCCCGTCAAGGGGTTCGGCGTCACCTTCCACCACATGTTCAAGAAGCCGGTGACCGTCCAGTACCCGGAGGAGAAGCGGCCGACCGCGCCGCGCTTCCACGGGCGGCACCAGCTGAACCGGTGGCCGGACGGCCTGGAGAAGTGCGTCGGCTGTGAGCTGTGCGCCTGGGCCTGCCCCGCGGACGCCATCTACGTCGAGGGCGCGGACAACACCGAGACCGAGCGGTACTCGCCCGGCGAGCGGTACGGCCGCGTCTACCAGATCAACTACCTCCGGTGCATCATGTGCGGCCTGTGCATCGAGGCGTGCCCGACGCGCGCGCTCACGATGACCAACGAGTACGAGCTGGCCGACACGAGCCGCGAGGCGATGATCTACACCAAGGACATGCTCCTCGCCCCGCTCGGGCCGGGCATGGAGGCGCCGCCGCACCCGATGCGCCTCGGCGAAACCGAAGAGGACTACTACCGGTTGGGTCGTGGCAATGGGTGA
- a CDS encoding NADH-quinone oxidoreductase subunit J — MGESITFWVLAVVSVLAAFGLVLSRKAVYSALMLGVVMLSLAVLYAVQDAPFLAAVQIIVYTGAVMMLFLFVLMLIGVDTSDSLVETIKGQRFWAIVAGLGFVALLGLAVGNVAVSAATGLGEEGKASNVLSLAELIFTRHVFAFEVTSALLITAALGAMVLAHRERRTPKPTQKDLSRRRFLEYGRTGKDPAPLPGPGTYARHNAVDLPALLPDGTVSPLSVNRYIARYEANEGDLDPELARLREQGRLLEGRAAAVDGEEPRDERAEGGEPAEDVLSAQAAGRGDGPRSEEEGK, encoded by the coding sequence ATGGGTGAGTCCATCACGTTCTGGGTGCTCGCGGTCGTCTCCGTACTCGCCGCGTTCGGGCTCGTGCTCAGCCGGAAGGCCGTCTACTCGGCCCTCATGCTGGGCGTGGTCATGCTCTCGCTGGCGGTGCTGTACGCGGTGCAGGACGCGCCGTTCCTCGCGGCCGTCCAGATCATCGTGTACACCGGCGCCGTGATGATGCTGTTCCTGTTCGTGCTCATGCTCATCGGCGTGGACACGTCCGACTCGCTGGTCGAGACGATCAAGGGACAGCGCTTCTGGGCGATCGTGGCCGGGCTGGGCTTCGTCGCGCTGCTCGGGCTCGCGGTCGGCAACGTCGCGGTGAGCGCGGCGACCGGGCTGGGCGAGGAAGGCAAGGCGAGCAACGTGCTCTCGCTCGCCGAGCTGATCTTCACGCGGCACGTGTTCGCGTTCGAGGTCACCTCGGCGCTGCTGATCACCGCCGCGCTCGGGGCGATGGTGCTCGCCCACCGGGAGCGCCGCACCCCCAAGCCCACGCAGAAGGACCTGTCCCGCCGGCGGTTCCTCGAGTACGGCAGGACCGGCAAGGACCCGGCGCCCCTGCCGGGCCCGGGCACCTACGCCCGGCACAACGCCGTGGACCTGCCGGCGCTGCTCCCCGACGGCACGGTCTCCCCGCTCTCCGTCAACCGGTACATCGCCCGGTACGAGGCCAACGAGGGCGACCTCGACCCGGAGCTCGCCCGGCTCCGCGAGCAGGGGCGGCTCCTCGAGGGCCGTGCGGCGGCCGTGGACGGTGAGGAGCCCCGTGATGAGCGCGCCGAGGGCGGCGAGCCCGCCGAGGACGTGCTGAGCGCGCAGGCGGCCGGCCGTGGTGACGGACCGCGGAGCGAGGAGGAGGGCAAGTGA
- the nuoK gene encoding NADH-quinone oxidoreductase subunit NuoK gives MTTHYLVLSALLFTIGAVGVLLRRNAIVVFMCIELMLNACNLAFVTFARQHGNLDGQLIAFFVMVVAAAEVVVGLAIIVTIFRTRRSASVDDANLMKH, from the coding sequence GTGACCACGCACTACCTTGTGCTCTCCGCGCTGCTGTTCACGATCGGCGCGGTCGGCGTGCTCCTGAGGCGCAACGCCATTGTGGTGTTCATGTGCATTGAGCTCATGCTCAATGCCTGCAACCTGGCGTTCGTCACCTTCGCCAGGCAGCACGGTAACCTTGACGGCCAGCTCATCGCGTTCTTCGTGATGGTGGTGGCCGCCGCCGAGGTGGTCGTCGGCCTGGCCATCATCGTGACGATCTTCCGAACCCGCAGGTCCGCGTCTGTCGATGACGCCAACCTGATGAAGCACTAA
- the nuoL gene encoding NADH-quinone oxidoreductase subunit L yields the protein MIALPLVGAALLLVGGRRTDKFGHLLGTVMALASFAVSVLAFIELLGFAPQERRRAVPLFEFIPGIADVGLLIDPLSISFCLLITGVGSLIHIYSIGYMAHDPDRRRFFAYLNLFVAAMLLLVLADNYLLLFVGWEGVGLASYLLIGFWQYKPSAATAAKKAFIINRVGDFGLLIGLFTIFATFHSLAFGEVFSAASRASEVTLTAIGLLLLVGACGKSAQLPLQAWLLDAMEGPTPVSALIHAATMVTAGVYLIVRSGPIYEGAPTAQLLVTIVGVATLLAGAIIGTAKDDIKKALAGSTMSQIGYMVLAAGIGPAGYAFAIAHLITHGFFKADLFLGAGSIMHAMNDEVDMRKYGALRKVMPITFATFLIGYLAIIGFPLLSGYFTKDGIIETAMEHSAVLGWLAVLGAGITGFYMSRVVFMTFFGTKRWDANAHPHESPKVMTLPLIVLSIGSIGLGAYLILGNRFMLFLAPAVGAPEELPGFHPFSVPGLATLGLVALGAAYAWLKYGAAEVPTVAPRGSFLVRFARRDLYGDALNEALFMRPGQWLTRIAVFFDNRGVDGLVNGLAALIGGTSGRLRRVQTGFARSYALSMFIGATVLVGAWFVVGNL from the coding sequence ATGATCGCCCTGCCCTTGGTGGGAGCGGCGCTCCTCCTGGTGGGCGGGCGCAGGACCGACAAGTTCGGTCACCTGCTCGGCACCGTGATGGCGCTCGCGTCGTTCGCGGTGTCCGTGCTGGCCTTCATCGAGCTGCTGGGGTTCGCGCCGCAGGAGCGGCGCCGGGCGGTCCCGCTCTTCGAGTTCATCCCCGGCATCGCCGACGTGGGCCTGCTGATCGACCCGCTGTCGATCTCGTTCTGCCTGCTGATCACCGGCGTCGGCTCGCTGATCCACATCTACTCGATCGGCTACATGGCCCACGACCCGGACCGGCGGCGGTTCTTCGCCTACCTCAACCTGTTCGTCGCCGCGATGCTCCTCCTCGTGCTGGCGGACAACTACCTGCTCCTGTTCGTCGGCTGGGAGGGCGTCGGTCTCGCCTCGTACCTGCTGATCGGCTTCTGGCAGTACAAGCCCTCGGCGGCGACGGCGGCGAAGAAGGCGTTCATCATCAACCGGGTCGGTGACTTCGGGCTGCTGATCGGCCTGTTCACGATCTTCGCGACCTTCCACTCGCTCGCGTTCGGCGAGGTGTTCTCCGCCGCCTCCCGCGCGTCGGAGGTCACGCTCACCGCGATCGGCCTGCTCCTCCTCGTGGGCGCCTGCGGCAAGTCCGCCCAGCTCCCGCTGCAGGCCTGGTTGCTCGACGCGATGGAGGGTCCCACCCCGGTCTCCGCCCTCATCCACGCGGCGACCATGGTGACCGCGGGTGTCTACCTGATCGTCCGGTCCGGCCCGATCTACGAGGGCGCGCCGACCGCGCAGCTCCTGGTGACGATCGTCGGTGTCGCCACCCTGCTCGCCGGTGCGATCATCGGTACCGCGAAGGACGACATCAAGAAGGCGCTCGCCGGCTCCACCATGTCGCAGATCGGCTACATGGTGCTCGCCGCCGGCATCGGCCCCGCCGGGTACGCCTTCGCGATCGCGCACCTGATCACCCACGGCTTCTTCAAGGCCGACCTCTTCCTCGGCGCCGGGTCGATCATGCACGCGATGAACGACGAGGTCGACATGCGCAAGTACGGCGCGCTGCGGAAGGTCATGCCGATCACCTTCGCGACCTTCCTCATCGGCTACCTCGCGATCATCGGCTTCCCGCTGCTGTCCGGTTACTTCACCAAGGACGGCATCATCGAGACCGCGATGGAGCACAGCGCGGTGCTCGGCTGGCTCGCGGTGCTCGGCGCCGGTATCACCGGCTTCTACATGTCGCGCGTGGTGTTCATGACCTTCTTCGGCACCAAGCGGTGGGACGCCAACGCCCACCCGCACGAGTCGCCGAAGGTCATGACCCTGCCGCTGATCGTGCTCTCCATCGGCTCGATCGGCCTCGGCGCCTACCTGATCCTGGGCAACCGGTTCATGCTCTTCCTGGCGCCGGCGGTCGGCGCCCCCGAGGAGCTGCCCGGCTTCCACCCGTTCAGCGTCCCCGGCCTCGCCACGCTCGGGCTCGTCGCGCTCGGCGCGGCGTACGCCTGGCTCAAGTACGGCGCGGCGGAGGTGCCCACCGTGGCGCCCCGCGGCTCGTTCCTGGTCAGGTTCGCCCGGCGTGACCTGTACGGCGACGCGCTGAACGAGGCGCTGTTCATGCGGCCCGGCCAGTGGCTCACCCGGATCGCGGTCTTCTTCGACAACCGGGGGGTCGACGGCCTGGTCAACGGGCTCGCCGCGCTGATCGGCGGGACCTCCGGGCGGCTGCGCAGGGTCCAGACGGGCTTCGCCCGCTCGTACGCGCTGTCGATGTTCATCGGCGCCACCGTCCTGGTCGGTGCCTGGTTCGTCGTAGGGAACCTGTGA
- a CDS encoding NADH-quinone oxidoreductase subunit M — MHWLSTLMGVSVLGALGVPLFRNDKLAKQFTLVISLVVLALALAMAREFDPNGDRFQFTETYAWIPSFGIHFSVGVDGIALVLILLSAVLVPVVVLASWNEAEGGKRSVRTYFSLILLLEAMMIGVFAATDVFLFYVFFEAMLIPMYFMIGSYGGAQRSYAAVKFLLYSLFGGLLMLVAVIALYVIAGKNTFLFGDLVGTVQDATTQKWLFLGFFIAFAIKAPLWPFHTWLPDAAAQAPAGSAVLLVGVLDKVGTFGMLRYCLELFPDASKYFTPLVITLCVIGVVYGAIVAIGQTDMKRLIAYTSVSHFGFIALGVFAMTSNASAGATLYMVNHGFSTGALFLIAGFLISRRGSQFIADYGGVQKVAPVLAGTFLIAGLSSLSLPGLSPFVSEFMVLLGSYERFLWPTVIATTGVILAAIYILWMYQRMMNGPTAEPVKRMPDLNAREKWAIAPLILLLVVFGFYPKPLLDVINPAVKSTLASVSVTDPAPAVPVAAEEGQ; from the coding sequence ATGCACTGGCTCTCAACCCTGATGGGCGTGTCCGTGCTCGGCGCCCTGGGAGTGCCCCTCTTCCGCAACGACAAGCTCGCCAAGCAGTTCACGCTGGTGATATCGCTTGTCGTGCTCGCGCTGGCACTGGCGATGGCGCGCGAGTTCGACCCGAACGGCGATCGGTTCCAGTTCACCGAGACCTATGCCTGGATCCCGTCGTTCGGCATCCACTTCTCCGTGGGCGTCGATGGCATCGCCCTGGTGCTGATCCTGCTGTCGGCCGTCCTGGTGCCGGTCGTCGTCCTCGCGTCGTGGAACGAGGCCGAGGGAGGGAAGCGCTCGGTCCGCACGTACTTCTCGCTGATCCTCCTCCTCGAGGCGATGATGATCGGCGTCTTCGCGGCGACCGACGTCTTCCTCTTCTACGTGTTCTTCGAGGCCATGCTGATCCCGATGTACTTCATGATCGGGTCGTATGGCGGGGCGCAGCGGTCGTACGCCGCGGTCAAGTTCCTGCTCTACTCGCTCTTCGGCGGGCTGCTGATGCTCGTCGCGGTGATCGCGCTCTACGTGATCGCCGGGAAGAACACGTTCCTGTTCGGGGACCTCGTCGGCACGGTCCAGGACGCCACCACCCAGAAGTGGCTGTTCCTCGGCTTCTTCATCGCCTTCGCGATCAAGGCGCCGCTCTGGCCGTTCCACACCTGGCTGCCCGACGCCGCCGCCCAGGCCCCGGCGGGCTCCGCCGTGCTGCTCGTCGGCGTGCTCGACAAGGTCGGCACGTTCGGGATGCTGCGGTACTGCCTCGAGCTGTTCCCCGACGCGTCCAAGTACTTCACGCCGCTGGTGATCACGCTGTGCGTGATCGGCGTGGTGTACGGCGCGATCGTCGCCATCGGCCAGACCGACATGAAGCGGCTGATCGCCTACACGTCGGTCTCGCACTTCGGCTTCATCGCGCTCGGCGTGTTCGCGATGACCAGCAACGCGAGCGCGGGGGCCACGCTCTACATGGTCAACCACGGCTTCTCCACCGGGGCGCTCTTCCTGATCGCCGGCTTCCTGATCAGCCGCCGCGGCTCGCAGTTCATCGCCGACTACGGCGGGGTGCAGAAGGTGGCCCCGGTGCTCGCCGGGACGTTCCTGATCGCCGGGCTGTCCAGCCTCTCGCTCCCGGGCCTCAGCCCGTTCGTGAGCGAGTTCATGGTGCTCCTCGGCAGCTACGAGCGGTTCCTGTGGCCCACCGTGATCGCGACCACCGGTGTCATCCTCGCCGCGATCTACATCCTGTGGATGTACCAGCGGATGATGAACGGCCCGACGGCCGAGCCGGTGAAGCGCATGCCCGACCTCAACGCGCGGGAGAAGTGGGCGATCGCGCCGCTGATCCTGCTGCTGGTCGTGTTCGGCTTCTACCCGAAGCCGCTGCTTGACGTCATCAACCCCGCGGTGAAGAGCACGCTCGCCAGCGTCTCGGTCACCGACCCGGCCCCTGCCGTACCCGTTGCCGCCGAGGAGGGCCAGTGA
- the nuoN gene encoding NADH-quinone oxidoreductase subunit NuoN, with translation MIFQAPNIEYGLLAPILIVFGAAVAGVLVEAFAPRYLRSAIHLPLALVSLLGAFALTIWQVAANGIPTKAAAEGALAVDGPALFIWGTILVLAIVSVLLINDEGHFVASAVAVPGTAEEEQSLQDGAAHTEVFPLALFAVGGMMLFPVANDLLVAFVALEVMSLPLYLLCGLARRRRLLSQEAAVKYFLLGAFSSAFFLYGVALVYGFAGSVDLAAISRALGEVDGRDPLLFLGMALLGVGLLFKIGAAPFQAWKPDVYQGSPTPITALMASGTLVAAFGALLRVFWVGLGGMDWSWRPVMWAVAILTMLVGAVLAVTQTDIKRMLAYSSIAHAGFLLIGVVATGGTQAENAAVVSAILFYLVAYGFSTVGAFAVVTMVRDPGGEAWHLSRWAGLGKRSPLLAGVFAFFLLAFAGIPLTSGFLGKYAVFSAAVANDAVPLVIVGVIASAIAAFFYVRVIVLMFFSDPAADAPAVVLPSVGTAAVVATAALATVVLGVYPEPVLDLAHSAAKSLFVR, from the coding sequence GTGATCTTCCAAGCGCCGAACATCGAGTACGGGCTGCTCGCGCCGATCCTCATCGTCTTCGGCGCGGCGGTCGCCGGGGTGCTCGTCGAGGCCTTCGCCCCGCGCTACCTCCGCTCGGCGATCCACCTGCCGCTCGCCCTCGTCTCGCTCCTCGGGGCGTTCGCGCTGACCATCTGGCAGGTCGCCGCCAACGGGATCCCCACCAAGGCGGCGGCCGAGGGGGCGCTCGCCGTCGACGGCCCGGCACTGTTCATCTGGGGCACCATCCTGGTGCTCGCCATCGTCAGCGTGCTCCTCATCAACGACGAAGGCCACTTCGTCGCCTCCGCGGTCGCCGTCCCCGGCACCGCCGAGGAGGAGCAGTCGCTCCAGGACGGTGCCGCGCACACCGAGGTGTTCCCGCTCGCGCTCTTCGCGGTCGGCGGCATGATGCTCTTCCCGGTCGCGAACGACCTGCTGGTCGCGTTCGTGGCCCTGGAGGTCATGTCGCTCCCGCTCTACCTGCTGTGCGGGCTGGCGCGCCGCCGCCGGCTGCTCTCGCAGGAGGCCGCGGTCAAGTACTTCCTGCTCGGCGCGTTCTCCTCGGCGTTCTTCCTGTACGGCGTGGCGCTGGTGTACGGCTTCGCCGGCTCGGTCGACCTCGCCGCGATCAGCCGGGCGCTGGGCGAGGTGGACGGCCGGGACCCGCTGCTCTTCCTCGGCATGGCCCTGCTCGGCGTGGGCCTGCTGTTCAAGATCGGTGCCGCGCCGTTCCAGGCCTGGAAGCCGGACGTGTACCAGGGCTCGCCGACCCCGATCACCGCGCTGATGGCGTCGGGCACCCTGGTCGCCGCCTTCGGCGCGCTGCTGCGGGTGTTCTGGGTCGGCCTCGGCGGCATGGACTGGAGCTGGCGCCCGGTCATGTGGGCGGTGGCGATCCTCACCATGCTGGTGGGCGCGGTCCTCGCCGTGACGCAGACCGACATCAAGCGGATGCTCGCCTACTCGTCGATCGCGCACGCCGGGTTCCTGCTCATCGGCGTGGTCGCGACCGGCGGCACCCAGGCGGAGAACGCCGCCGTGGTGTCGGCGATCCTCTTCTACCTCGTGGCGTACGGCTTCAGCACCGTCGGCGCGTTCGCCGTGGTGACCATGGTCCGCGACCCCGGAGGCGAGGCCTGGCACCTGTCCCGGTGGGCCGGCCTGGGCAAGCGCTCCCCGCTGCTCGCCGGGGTGTTCGCCTTCTTCCTCCTCGCCTTCGCCGGGATCCCGCTGACCAGCGGCTTCCTCGGGAAGTACGCGGTCTTCTCGGCGGCCGTCGCCAACGACGCCGTCCCGCTGGTGATCGTCGGCGTGATCGCCTCGGCCATCGCCGCGTTCTTCTACGTCCGGGTGATCGTGCTGATGTTCTTCAGCGACCCGGCGGCGGATGCTCCTGCGGTCGTGCTGCCCTCTGTGGGCACGGCGGCTGTGGTGGCGACGGCGGCATTGGCTACCGTAGTGCTGGGTGTGTACCCGGAGCCGGTGCTCGACCTGGCGCACTCGGCTGCCAAGTCCCTGTTCGTCCGTTAA
- a CDS encoding polyprenyl synthetase family protein gives MAAPPLVEIPRVDERLAEDLATGLAEVERMLRASVESEDAFITEAARHVMEAGGKRFRAMLVLLAAQFGDPKAPAVVPGAVVIELTHLATLYHDDVMDQAPMRRGLPSANARFGDTVAILTGDYLFAQASEILADLGAEAIRVQARTFSRLVRGQIRETIGPPEGMDPITHYLQVLADKTGSLIATSGRFGAMLSGAPREVEDRLAGACEAIGVAWQLGDDIIDVVSDGSVSGKTPGTDLREGVRTLPVLYALASTDPADERLRMLLSGPVAEQDIEEALTLLRAHPAMDMARKELVKWADQAKGALSGLPDIPARTALIRLCDWVVERTA, from the coding sequence ATGGCCGCGCCGCCCCTTGTGGAGATTCCGCGTGTCGACGAGCGGCTGGCCGAGGATCTGGCGACCGGGCTCGCCGAGGTGGAGCGGATGCTCCGGGCGTCGGTCGAGAGCGAAGACGCCTTCATCACCGAGGCGGCCCGGCATGTCATGGAGGCGGGTGGCAAGCGGTTCCGGGCGATGCTCGTGCTGCTTGCCGCCCAGTTCGGCGATCCCAAGGCCCCGGCCGTGGTCCCGGGAGCCGTCGTCATCGAGCTCACCCACCTGGCGACGCTCTATCACGACGACGTGATGGACCAGGCGCCGATGCGCCGGGGCCTCCCCTCGGCGAACGCCAGGTTCGGTGACACCGTGGCGATCCTCACCGGCGACTACCTGTTCGCCCAGGCATCGGAGATCCTCGCCGACCTCGGCGCCGAGGCGATCCGCGTACAGGCCCGCACGTTCTCCCGCCTGGTGCGCGGGCAGATCCGCGAGACGATCGGGCCGCCGGAGGGCATGGACCCGATCACGCACTACCTCCAGGTGCTCGCCGACAAGACCGGGTCGCTCATCGCCACGTCCGGCCGGTTCGGTGCCATGCTGTCCGGCGCCCCGCGGGAGGTGGAGGATCGGCTCGCCGGCGCCTGCGAGGCGATCGGCGTCGCCTGGCAGCTCGGCGACGACATCATCGACGTGGTCTCGGACGGGTCGGTCTCGGGCAAGACGCCGGGCACCGACCTGCGCGAGGGTGTCCGCACCCTGCCCGTGCTGTACGCGCTCGCCAGCACGGACCCGGCCGACGAGCGGCTGCGCATGCTGCTCTCCGGTCCGGTGGCCGAGCAGGACATCGAGGAGGCGCTCACGCTGCTGCGCGCCCACCCTGCGATGGACATGGCGCGCAAGGAGCTGGTGAAGTGGGCGGACCAGGCGAAGGGCGCCCTGTCCGGCCTGCCGGACATCCCGGCCCGCACGGCGCTGATCCGGCTCTGCGACTGGGTGGTCGAGCGCACGGCCTGA
- a CDS encoding tachylectin-related carbohydrate-binding protein, which yields MAAGSAAVLGAAVLTVASATPAQAAVALTCPATVPVYAIDGDGRLKWYGHRDAGGGSWSWASGSGAQIGHGWHGFKRVFSGGNGVIYAVDGSGYLKWYRHTGASTGANTWASGSGKVIGHGWGGFVDVVADGTGVIYALDADGNLRWYRHLSPTTGGTGWASGSGTVIRTGWKAITKLIPGRDGVIFGINTKGLVRWYKHLNPSGGGSTFGTGTGLVTGEEWDRYRTPSGAGAGVFYAVDSGGRLWWERHADPQAGAPVWYERRQIGSGWGSFTSVFADVASCAPASSTGYATGSGGRTLYYVNGRVAAVLTPGARTAVLYGTTVRKFSESTTTATVSTRAWVRLLPGPWSTSASWASSWLSANVGSTSEDILEIASQYITGAPDRYKNGLRYAGDAHYGPVGEEGRIEGSDFNDYLGIPWKYGDRVDEPEPDQKDSLDCSGFVRMVYGYRSGYPMEIGTPTGTALPRRAVQMHASAPGVMVVDGGTAKPTSYAALQPGDLLFWDASTDDGTAIDHVGIYLGVDSNGKHRFVSSRKTVDGPTLGDVGGHSLLDNGTLYDRSWRAAKRL from the coding sequence GTGGCGGCCGGGAGCGCGGCCGTGCTCGGCGCCGCGGTGCTGACCGTGGCGTCGGCGACGCCCGCCCAGGCCGCTGTAGCCCTGACCTGCCCGGCCACGGTCCCGGTGTACGCGATCGACGGCGACGGCCGCCTGAAGTGGTACGGCCACCGCGACGCCGGCGGCGGCTCCTGGTCCTGGGCGTCCGGGAGCGGGGCCCAGATCGGGCACGGCTGGCACGGGTTCAAGCGGGTGTTCTCCGGCGGCAACGGGGTGATCTACGCCGTCGACGGGTCGGGGTACCTGAAGTGGTACCGGCACACCGGGGCCTCCACCGGCGCCAACACCTGGGCCTCCGGCTCGGGCAAGGTGATCGGCCACGGGTGGGGCGGTTTCGTCGACGTCGTCGCCGACGGCACCGGTGTCATCTACGCGCTCGACGCCGACGGCAACCTCCGCTGGTACCGGCACCTGTCGCCCACCACCGGCGGCACCGGGTGGGCCTCCGGCAGCGGCACGGTCATCCGTACCGGATGGAAGGCGATCACCAAGCTGATCCCCGGCCGCGACGGGGTGATCTTCGGCATCAACACCAAGGGCCTGGTGCGCTGGTACAAGCACCTCAACCCGAGTGGCGGCGGGAGCACCTTCGGCACCGGGACCGGCCTGGTGACCGGCGAGGAGTGGGACCGCTACCGCACCCCGTCCGGCGCGGGCGCGGGCGTGTTCTACGCGGTCGACTCCGGCGGCCGGCTCTGGTGGGAGCGGCACGCCGACCCGCAGGCCGGCGCGCCCGTCTGGTACGAGCGCCGGCAGATCGGCTCGGGCTGGGGCTCGTTCACCAGCGTCTTCGCCGACGTCGCCTCGTGCGCGCCGGCCTCCTCCACCGGGTACGCCACGGGCTCCGGCGGCCGGACCCTCTACTACGTCAACGGGCGGGTCGCCGCCGTGCTCACCCCCGGAGCGCGCACGGCCGTGCTGTACGGCACCACCGTGCGGAAGTTCTCCGAGAGCACCACCACGGCCACCGTGTCCACCCGGGCCTGGGTGCGCCTGCTGCCCGGTCCCTGGTCGACCTCGGCCTCCTGGGCGTCGTCGTGGCTCTCCGCCAACGTGGGCAGCACGAGCGAGGACATCCTCGAGATCGCCTCGCAGTACATCACCGGTGCGCCGGACCGGTACAAGAACGGCCTGCGGTACGCGGGCGACGCCCACTACGGCCCGGTCGGCGAGGAGGGCCGCATCGAGGGGTCGGACTTCAACGACTACCTCGGCATCCCGTGGAAGTACGGCGACCGGGTGGACGAGCCCGAGCCCGACCAGAAGGATTCGCTCGACTGCTCCGGGTTCGTCCGGATGGTCTATGGCTACCGCAGCGGGTACCCGATGGAGATCGGCACCCCGACCGGTACGGCGCTGCCGCGCCGCGCGGTCCAGATGCACGCCTCGGCGCCCGGGGTCATGGTGGTCGACGGGGGCACCGCCAAGCCCACCTCCTACGCCGCGCTCCAGCCCGGTGACCTGCTGTTCTGGGACGCCAGCACCGACGACGGGACCGCCATCGACCACGTCGGGATCTACCTCGGCGTCGACTCCAACGGCAAGCACCGGTTCGTCTCCAGCCGCAAGACCGTGGACGGCCCGACCCTCGGGGACGTGGGCGGTCACTCGCTGCTCGACAACGGCACGCTCTACGACCGCTCCTGGCGGGCCGCCAAGCGCCTCTGA
- the rarD gene encoding EamA family transporter RarD translates to MPELRRGVAYGVAAYAIWGLTPLYWPLLEPSGAVEILAHRMVWSLVVVAALLAVRRRWSWIRELTGRQVLLLAIAAIVVSVNWGVYIYAVNSGHVVDASLGYFINPLVNVLFGIMIFGERLRTGQWVAVGLGTLAVAVLTYGYGRPPWIALVLAFTFGIYGVVKKKARVEGTESLAVETLVMLLPAVVYLGTLHASGEGTFGRYGLGHALLVAGAGVVTALPLIFFTIAALSIPLSLVGLLQYIAPILQFLCGVLIAHETMPPSRWAGFCIVWLALAVFTWDTLRAARNARLAREAEPATV, encoded by the coding sequence ATGCCTGAACTTCGCCGAGGTGTCGCCTACGGGGTGGCCGCGTACGCGATCTGGGGCCTGACCCCCCTCTACTGGCCGCTGCTCGAGCCGTCGGGAGCGGTGGAGATCCTCGCCCACCGCATGGTGTGGTCGCTCGTGGTGGTGGCCGCCCTGCTCGCCGTTCGCCGGCGCTGGTCATGGATCCGCGAGCTCACCGGCCGCCAGGTGCTCCTCCTCGCCATCGCCGCGATCGTGGTCTCCGTCAACTGGGGCGTCTACATCTACGCGGTGAACTCCGGCCACGTGGTCGATGCCTCGCTCGGCTACTTCATCAACCCCCTGGTGAACGTGCTCTTCGGCATCATGATCTTCGGCGAGCGGCTGCGGACCGGGCAGTGGGTGGCCGTGGGCCTCGGCACGCTCGCCGTGGCGGTCCTCACCTACGGCTACGGCCGGCCGCCGTGGATCGCCCTGGTGCTCGCCTTCACCTTCGGCATCTACGGCGTGGTCAAGAAGAAGGCCCGGGTGGAGGGCACCGAAAGCCTCGCCGTGGAGACGCTGGTCATGCTCCTCCCGGCCGTGGTCTACCTGGGCACGCTCCACGCGAGCGGCGAGGGCACGTTCGGCCGGTACGGCCTCGGGCACGCGCTGCTGGTCGCCGGGGCCGGGGTGGTCACCGCGCTGCCGCTGATCTTCTTCACCATCGCCGCGCTGTCGATCCCGCTCAGCCTCGTCGGGCTGCTGCAGTACATCGCCCCGATCCTGCAGTTCCTGTGCGGGGTGCTGATCGCCCACGAGACCATGCCGCCGAGCCGATGGGCGGGGTTCTGCATCGTCTGGCTGGCGCTCGCCGTGTTCACCTGGGACACCCTCCGCGCGGCACGGAACGCGCGCCTCGCCCGCGAGGCCGAGCCGGCCACGGTCTGA